GGGCTGTGATGGGGTGGCCTATTCAGACTATACCTACTACCGGCCGGTCAACCCGTCGGATCGGATTCTGGATCCCGACCGATGGCAGCCGATCACCTTCACGATGCCGGATGGGAGTAAGGTCACCCCTGGCTTTCTGACGCCTCATTGGTATCGGGTGAAGCCGTTCGTACTGGTGAGCAGCGATCAGTTTCGTCCGGGGCCGCCGCCCCTCACGACCACGGACAATGCCCGATTGAGGCAGGAGACCCAACAGGTGGTGGACTACAATCGCGAGTTGACGCCTCAGCAGAAGGCGATCGTGGAGTTCATGCGCGATGGTCCTCGTTCGACCGGCCAGAGCGGGCATTGGCTGCGGTTTGCGCAGGATGTCTCCCGTCGTGACCGTCACACGCTGGATCAGGATGTGAAGCTCTATTTTGTGATCGCCAACGTGGCTATGGACGCCTTTATCTCCTGCTGGGAGACCAAGCGGTATTACGATTCGTCGCGTCCGTGGACGCTAGTCCGACATTTTTTCAAGGGCCAGACGCTCAAGGGATGGGCGGGGCCGGATGGAGGAGTCGCCGACATGCCGGCGGAGAACTGGCATCCCTATTCCCCGTATTCCTTCATTACCCCGCCGTTCCCGGGTTATACCAGCGGTCACGCGACCGTCAGCGGCGCCTGCAGCAAGGCGCTCGAGTTGTTCACGGGCAGCGACCACCTGGGAGCCATCGAGCTGCGCCGTCACTGCGAGTTGACGGAGAAGGTGGCGGGCGAAATGGTTTCGCTCGATCTGCCCACCTTTTCATCGACGGCCGATATGGCTGCCCTTTCCCGGGCCTTGGGCGGATACCATATTCCGGTTGACAACGACGTGGGGCTCAAAGTGGGGCGTGAGATCGCCGTTTGGAGCTGGCCCAAGTATCAGGATTACTTTCGTGGGACCGCAACCGTGCGCCCCTGACTCGTTCACTCGGTCGGTAAGTTAACCGTGAGGGACGGTGTGTCACCCAAAGAGCCTACTTGCCCTTATTCATTCTTAACTGCATAATAAGAGGATAATTGTGAAGGTCTCGGCGTGTAGCCGACATGATCAGCTCAGTCATCAGTGTGTAACCAACCTTATGAACATAGATATGTACTTCCGTTCGCTCAAGCGCGCTGGCCAGTTGCCGGTCGCTGCGGCTGTGGTTCTGTTCGGTGCGTCGGGGGCTCTGCAGAGCCTTTCGGCAGCCGATGTCACTCTGCCCGCTGGGGCAGCTCTTCCGGGGTCGACGACTCTAGGGGCTCCGGGGTTTACTTCCCGGCTGGTGGTCGCCCCTGAGGGCACCGTGCTTCAAAATACCCTCTTGCGTGCCTTGCAGCAGCTCAACGGCACGCTTCAAGACGCTGAAGGTAATCTCGTGGCCAACACCGCAGTTCCCGGCGCGAACGCCAATGGGAGCTACGATGTTGATTTTGTAGATTTCAGCACCAGCCTGTTCGAGGATCCTTCGATTCAGTGGTGGGGTAATTTTCCCTATGAGATCGTTTTTCCGGGCTTGCCCGAGGGCGCTCCCGCCGAGATGTTTGCCTCCGAGACAGTGGCTTACCTCCGGCTTTCGGCTGGGACCTACACGATGGGTGTGACTGCCGGTTACGATCGGACTGACAACGTTGACGACGACGGCTGGAGACTCTACTGCGGTCCCAATCCGCGCAGCTTCTTCAGTCCGGTGATTGCTGAGTTCCAGCGCACTGGCGCAGCCTTCCCGAACGCCACCCAGACCCGCGCTGGAAATACGAACGAGTTCAACGTGATCGTGCCGGTTGAAGGCATCTATCCGTTTCGTCTCGTGCACTGGCAGACCAAAGGCTCCACGCAGTTGGAGTGGTATCTCGTTGAAGCGGCTGGCACTGAATCCGAATTCCGCTATCTGATCAACGATCCGAACATGGGTGCTGGACTGGCTTATCGCAGCGTGGAGTCCCCCATCGCGACCGGGCCGGCCGTGGTGGAGATCTCTCCGCTCCCCGACTCCTCTGGAGTGCCGCCAACGGCACCGGTGGAAGCGATCATCCAGGACGGCTTGAGCGCGGTCAATGACGCCTCCATCAAGCTGTATCTGAACAATGGAGCGGTGACTCCTCAGTCCATTCAACGTGATGGCAAGCTGCTCAAGGTCAAATACACCCCTAATGCCAGCCGAACCGCGGCTGACAATTTGATCCGAATCGAGTTTGCGGATGCGGGCGGCGTTTCCCAGACCAACAGCTGGCGATTCAGCATCAACCTGAGCGGGGCTCCGCGCACGTTGGTTCGCGGCCAGTGGGACTTCGATCAAGGTAACCTCGGTGCCACGGTTGGCACTGCCCTCGAGTATCTCGATGGTCCTTCCGGCCTGACCGCGAGCGGCACCGAGTTCGGCACCACCGCCGACCTCGGAATTCCTGACATCAATGGCGTTCCTGCCCGTGTCATGAAGGTCCCTGGTGATCGCAAAAAGGAGATCGGCTACAAAATGTTCCACGGCATCGCTCCGAACGGTGGCGGCACCCTGGTCAACCAGTACACGCTGATCATGGATGTGTATGTCGATACGACCGGACCCGGCGCTGCCTCGCTCCTGCAGGTTAACTCTCCTAACAACACCGATGACGGCGATTTGTTCTGGCAAGGGAACAACTTCGGCCAGGGCAACGGCGGCTACAATGGCACGGGCGCTTTCACAGCGGGCGCTTGGCATCGTATCGTCGCGGCCTATGACGAGGCGGCTAATCCGCCGGTCGTCACTAAATATGTCGACGGCATTAAGCAGGATGACTGGACGGCGAACCAAGGTTTGGACGCTCCTCGCCGCGCGCTGCGTGACGTCGCAATCCTCTTCGGAGACGGTGATGAGGACGAGCGTCGGACGATGTTCGTCAACAGCATCCAGATCCGTGAAGGCAAGCTCAGCGATGCTGAGATGGTGCTCCTGGGCGGGCCTGACGCTGCTGGCATCCCCAGCGAGCTGGATCCCGTCAGCGTGGCCGGTCAATGGGACTTTGAAGCCAAGAACCTGGCTGCGACGGTTGGCAAGCCGTTGGAGTACTTGGACGGCGCCGATGGTCTGACCAAGGCGGGCACGGAATTCGGTACCACCACTGATCTCGGGATTTCTGACATCGATGGGGTTCCGGCGAACGTCATGAAGGTCCCGGGCGATCGCAAGAAGGAGATCGGTTACAAGATGTTCCACGGGATCGCCCCGAACGGCGGCGGTACTTTGGTCAATCAGTTCACCCTGATCATGGACATCTACGTTGACGTTTCCGGACCCGGAGCGGCGTCCCTCCTGCAGATCAATTCTCCCGACAACACCGACGACGGTGACTTGTTCTGGCAGGGCGGCAACTTCGGCCAGGGCAACGGCGGCTACAATGGCACCGGTGCCTTTACCGCTGGATCCTGGCATCGTATCGCTGCTGCCTACGACCAAGCAGCCAATCCTCCCGTGGTCACCAAGTATGTCGACGGCATCAAGCAGGACGACTGGACCGCAAACCAGGGCCTGGATGCTCCTCGTCGCGCTCTCCGCGATCTCGCTATTCTCTTCGGGGATGGTGATGAGGACGAACGTCGCACGATGTATGTCAACAGCATCCAGATCCGTCCTGGTAAACTGAGCGACGCGCAGTTGGCACTGCTTGGTGGGCCTTCCGCCGCCGGCATCCCGCTGGTGCTCCCCCAGAGCAACGTCACCGGCCAATGGGACTTCGATGGCAAGAGTCTGGCTGCGACCATCGGCAAGCCCCTGGAATACCTGGACGGGCCTGATGGCCTGACCAAAGCGGGCACCGAGTTCGGCACCACCACCGACCTGGCCGTTGCCGACATCGACGGCGTTCCGGCTGACGTCATGAAGGTCCCGGGCGATCGCAAGAAGGAGATCGGTTACAAGATGTTCCACGGGATCGCCCCGAACGGCGGCGGCACCCTGGTCAATCAGTACACCCTGATCATGGATATCTTCGTCGAGGCTTCGGGGCCTGGCGCTGCCTCCCTCCTGCAGATCAATTCTCCGGACAACACCGACGACGGTGACTTGTTCTGGCAGGGCAGTAACTTCGGCCAAGGCAACGGTGGCTACAACGGCACCGGAGCCTTCACAGCTGGTGAATGGCACCGCATCGCGGCTGCCTACAACGAGGCTGCCACGCCTCCGGTGGTGACCAAGTATGTGGATGGCATCTTCCAGGATGACTGGACGGCCAACCAAGGCTTGGACGCTCCTCGCCGCGCTCTTCGCAACTTCGCTATCCTCTTCGGCGATGGTGATGAAGACGAACGTCGAACCATGTGGGTAAACTCGATCCAGATCCGTTCTGGAGCCATGAGCAAGGCCGAGTTGCAGAACTTGGGCGGGCCTTCCGCTGCCGGCATCCCGATCGCTTCGTCTCCGGCCCTCACGGTCCGCAGCTCCGGCGGGGTTACCAAGCTGTCCTGGCCGACCTGGGCGGTTGGTTATGTCCTGGAGTCCACGACGGATGTGAACAACCCAGACTGGCAGCCAGTTGTTGGTGCGGGTGCTAACTCCGCCTCTGTGGCGGCGACCGACTCCGTCCGCTTCTTCCGCTTGCGGAAGCTCTAAGCGGAAGCGCGAGATCTAGATCTCCTCAAGCCAAACCACCCCGATCGGCGCAAGCCGATCGGGGTGGTTCTTTTACGGCCTCGCTCAGGGACTCAGGTGGTGCTGGATCGCCTTGCGGAGATCCGCCTCTTGAAGCGGCTTCGCGATATATCCATCCATGCCCGATAACAGGCAGGTTTCCAGGTCTCCGGGCATCGCATTGGCGGTCACTGCTACGATGGGAAGTCTTTTTCGTGCCGGGCGAGGCTCGTCGCGCGTGCACGTCTCCTCCCACCGGCGGATTTCTCGAGTGGCTTCCGTTCCATCCATCTCGGGCATTTGCCAATCCATGAGCACCAGATCGTAGGCTGTGGATTTGACGCACTCTACCGCTTCGCGTCCATTGCGAGCGTGGTCGATCTGGAAGCCAAGCTTCTCCAGCAGTTTCTCGGCGAGTCGCCGGTTCAGCCGGTTGTCATCCGCTACCAACACCCTCAATCCGGATCGGTTGGATGATTCCGAATGCGCAGGATCCTTGCTGGGCTCAGGCTCAGCCGCGGGTGTTGATGCTGGTGTGAAAGTGGTGGAGATTCTCTGGGACTTCGGTAAGCCGCAGTCCTTCAGGGGAATAGCGAACCAGAATGTGGAGCCATGCCCGACCTCGCTGGTCATGCCGATCTCTCCCCCCATGAGTTCCACGAAGCTCTTGCTCATCACGAGGCCCAGGCCCGATCCGCCATGTTGTCGGCTCATCGCTCCATCAAGCTGTTGAAACTTTCGAAAGAGCGTCGTGCGCTTTTCGGGCGGGATGCCCTGACCGGTATCCGTGACTCGGATCAACAGCTGACCGGTGGCACCCGCGTCGCGTCCTCCGGCGGCAGAATCACGACGTTCCGCTTCGATGCGAATGCTGCCAGTCTGAGTAAATTTAACCGCGTTGCCCAACAGATTGAGAATCACTTGACGAACCCTGTAGACATCGCCCTCGGTCACCGGGGGAAGCAGTGGATCGATCCTCACCTGGATTGAGAGGCCCTTTTCTCGCGCCGCTCCGGTCATCGAGGCGACCGCGTCGTTCACACAGGCGGCAATCGCGTAGGGGGCGGAATCGAGCTTCATCTTGCCGGCTTGGATCTTGGAAAGATCCAGCAGGGTGTCGATGAGCCTGAGCAGCGTGCGCGCGGACTCTTGGATGATCGATGTGAACTCTTTTTGCTCGCGGTTTTGTGCTGTCTCCAGGAGCAGTGAGGTGAAGCCGACGATGCCGTTCAGCGGCGTGCGGATCTCATGGCTCATGGTCGCGAGGAACTCGACTTTGATCCGGTTGCCGGAAAGAGCGGCCTCGGTCAACCAGTTGGCCTGGTCTTGCAGCTTGGAGAGTTGCTGGTCTCTCGTGGAGAGCTGAAGGCGGAGGTGTTTCGTCGTTTCGGCTACCTCCCGGAAAGCCGCCTGGATCCGATGCAGTTCGTCGCCCGCACCTCCCGTCGGGAGCTTCACCAGGCCTTCCGCAGTGCTTTCCTGAACCTGGTTCTCGATCTGAATCAAGGGCTTCTTCAGCAGGCTTTGGAGGCCGGCAACGGCGACGACCCAGGCGACCAGGAACCCGGCCCACA
The DNA window shown above is from Verrucomicrobiales bacterium and carries:
- a CDS encoding vanadium-dependent haloperoxidase; translation: MCRNWTLSGWLGIWAAGCIVTGGFSPGVMLAAPGPLRHAVAPAGAEQSIAYRWLDIAQEATARDVERSSPRPTVVSRTLAIWATAMYDAWAAYDAVAVGSRLGGSLRRPARERTLANKAKAISYASYFALLYVYPADKAYLDQQLRSMGYDPSIRSTNLKTPEGIGYSVAEALANYRRTDGANQHGDEPGCDGVAYSDYTYYRPVNPSDRILDPDRWQPITFTMPDGSKVTPGFLTPHWYRVKPFVLVSSDQFRPGPPPLTTTDNARLRQETQQVVDYNRELTPQQKAIVEFMRDGPRSTGQSGHWLRFAQDVSRRDRHTLDQDVKLYFVIANVAMDAFISCWETKRYYDSSRPWTLVRHFFKGQTLKGWAGPDGGVADMPAENWHPYSPYSFITPPFPGYTSGHATVSGACSKALELFTGSDHLGAIELRRHCELTEKVAGEMVSLDLPTFSSTADMAALSRALGGYHIPVDNDVGLKVGREIAVWSWPKYQDYFRGTATVRP
- a CDS encoding response regulator, translated to MPVSRKVSLFLLGAGVTVAVMISLGFWWEEQQRLQSTLSERVERIAGILQEGARRAESGQQLAPLVNALQTQPDLLLIRLVQKVPPEPDLVIEFRNQPTHPASRGPEQESERDAADGSPAGKPEAHWVKDLHEFHYTGPVRFGVDGVDGLLQSHGTLQVHVSSMADEAEARAITRTALLRLWAGFLVAWVVAVAGLQSLLKKPLIQIENQVQESTAEGLVKLPTGGAGDELHRIQAAFREVAETTKHLRLQLSTRDQQLSKLQDQANWLTEAALSGNRIKVEFLATMSHEIRTPLNGIVGFTSLLLETAQNREQKEFTSIIQESARTLLRLIDTLLDLSKIQAGKMKLDSAPYAIAACVNDAVASMTGAAREKGLSIQVRIDPLLPPVTEGDVYRVRQVILNLLGNAVKFTQTGSIRIEAERRDSAAGGRDAGATGQLLIRVTDTGQGIPPEKRTTLFRKFQQLDGAMSRQHGGSGLGLVMSKSFVELMGGEIGMTSEVGHGSTFWFAIPLKDCGLPKSQRISTTFTPASTPAAEPEPSKDPAHSESSNRSGLRVLVADDNRLNRRLAEKLLEKLGFQIDHARNGREAVECVKSTAYDLVLMDWQMPEMDGTEATREIRRWEETCTRDEPRPARKRLPIVAVTANAMPGDLETCLLSGMDGYIAKPLQEADLRKAIQHHLSP